The following nucleotide sequence is from Flavimarina sp. Hel_I_48.
GCTTCGCTCTGCTTCTTCCTTAGCCCTTTTTAGAGCTATATTATTTCTCCTCAAGCTGATTATAAGCGACTTTCTAGATCTTGTGCTCATGAAAAAATAACCCATAAAAATAAGGAGCAAAACTAAAAGTATTCCTAATAAAATTCCTTCAGTGTTTTTTCGCTTTAGACGTTGATCTGCAAGCTGTTCATGCAATTTTGCTTCATTTTGCTGTCTTTTGAGTTCTTCCCTATCAGCCCTCGCTTTTGAGGAGAGAAGACTTTTATTATTTTCAATGCGTGTCGCCTCAATCTCATATGCTAAAAGCTTTTTTTGAACTTCATAGGCTTTTTGGTAATCATTTTCCTCCTTTAGACGTTCGGCATAACGCTCGTAAAACTCTATAGCTAATCGTCTCAAACTATCCTCTTCAACTCGCTTAAAGGCTTGATCATAATGTTTAAGGGCAAGCTTCTTTTGATCTTCATGATAATAATAATCTCCCCATTCCATATCCAAATAAATACGGGGATCATCAAATTGTATATTAAATTCATTTAAACTGCCTTCAGCAATATTGAGATATTTGGGAATTTCCTTATACTTTCCCATCATTTTATACAGCTCGGCAAGATTCAAAGCGCCATTCAGAAATTGCCCATCTTTTATTCCACTAGCAATTTTGAGAGATTTCTCATACAAAATCATTGCCTTAGAATAATCCTTTTTATTATAGGTATAAAAAGTGGCAAGATTATTATAAGCACTTACCAGTAGGGTATCATTTTTGGCAAGCTCTGCATAAGATAATGCTTTGTTGGCATAAAGTTTGGCAGGGACCGTATCTCTTAAGTCAATGTGACTAACGCTAAGCGTTCTATATGCATCGTGAAGGTACTTATAACAATTGGCTTTTTCCGCACCTTTTATAATTTCAAGGGATTTTGAAATAGCGCTATCGTAGTTTTTACTATTTATAGCCTGCATACTCTCTTCATATAGTCTATCAAGCTTCTGAGAATCGCAATTAGCTATAGTATTATCCTGAGCAAAAATTCCACCGGTGAGAAGAATCAATACTAGTTTTAACAGAAGGAAACGTAAATTACAAATGCGAGCTATCAATGAAGTACTACTAGAAAAATCATAAGAATTTATTGCAGCAAATATATCAATTTATCGATGAAAAGTAATTTTTATAGCTGTAAGTTTTAAAAAAATTACCATAGTTGTTTATAGACAATATATATATTACTTCAATTTTAAAAAATTTAGGCTCTTTTCTTATTTCATACTATTTTTGATTTTTAATCTTTAGCTCTTGAAAAATATTCTAATCATCCCCACGTATCTACCATCTATTACTACTATGGCCCACATTGCTCAGGCGGATCAGGTCGTTTTTGAATTAAAAGATAATTATCAAAAACAGAGTTATAGGAACCGAACCTACATAAATACAGCAAATGGAAGCTTAGGTTTGACAATTCCTATTAGACACAATCAGGCTTCCGGTCATAAAAAAACAAGCGACGCACTTATAGAGAACAATTTTTTATGGCAAAGACAGCATTGGCGCTCCATACAAATTGCCTATAGATCCTCGCCTTTTTTTGAATTCTACGAGGATGATCTAGCACCACTCTATACTACGGGGCAAAAATTTTTGCAAGAGTTCA
It contains:
- a CDS encoding WbqC family protein is translated as MKNILIIPTYLPSITTMAHIAQADQVVFELKDNYQKQSYRNRTYINTANGSLGLTIPIRHNQASGHKKTSDALIENNFLWQRQHWRSIQIAYRSSPFFEFYEDDLAPLYTTGQKFLQEFNLKSIKLLLNMMEISKNIEFTTSYEQNPKLLNRRALANAKNKNTFVAIPKYDQVFADTTGFNPQVSILDLIFNEGPNSKNFLNSIELGLGQGG